The following are encoded together in the Capsulimonas corticalis genome:
- the glnT gene encoding type III glutamate--ammonia ligase encodes MLNIAETQQLFAEKNIQFFLMSFVDLHGTPRAKLVPAECLEDVCDGAAGFAGFAVDGVGQGPHDPDLSCTPVADSTVFPLPWKPGMAWVAGNLKLDGEDWAYCPRTILSRAMADAKAQGFQFKVGVEPEFFLIDKKTDGSIGIADAGDTLAKPCYGQLSLLRNADFLTSVITYLNQLGYGVYQNDHEDANGQFEINWRYADALTTADRVSFFKFAVKALAEERGLCATFMPKPFANLTGNGSHMHLSLWDADGTDNLFLDKSDPLGLSSLALSFLAGILDHAKGLCALTAPSVNSYKRFGARSPRSGATWAPIYIAYGGNNRTMMVRVPAPGRMEYRTADGSSNPYLASAALLAAGLDGVKRGLRPADPRTGNLFLLSPKEAMAQGIDLLPANLGEALDELEKDDVLCTALGSAYAQTYLETKREEWDEYAEMVAKDVSSWELKRYLGL; translated from the coding sequence ATGCTCAACATCGCCGAAACCCAGCAGCTATTCGCTGAGAAAAACATCCAGTTCTTTTTGATGTCGTTTGTCGATCTCCACGGCACGCCGCGCGCCAAACTTGTGCCGGCCGAGTGCCTGGAGGATGTCTGCGACGGCGCGGCCGGGTTCGCGGGCTTCGCCGTGGACGGCGTGGGGCAGGGGCCGCACGATCCCGACCTTTCATGCACGCCCGTCGCCGACTCTACCGTCTTCCCTCTGCCCTGGAAGCCCGGCATGGCCTGGGTCGCCGGCAACCTCAAGCTTGACGGCGAGGACTGGGCGTACTGCCCGCGCACGATCCTGAGCCGCGCGATGGCCGACGCCAAGGCGCAAGGGTTCCAGTTCAAAGTCGGCGTCGAGCCCGAGTTTTTTCTCATCGACAAGAAGACCGACGGCTCCATCGGCATTGCTGACGCCGGCGATACTCTCGCCAAGCCCTGCTACGGCCAGTTGTCCCTGCTGCGCAACGCGGATTTCCTCACCAGCGTCATTACCTATTTGAATCAGCTCGGCTACGGAGTCTACCAGAACGACCATGAGGACGCCAACGGCCAGTTCGAGATCAACTGGCGCTACGCCGATGCGCTCACCACGGCGGATCGCGTTTCTTTCTTCAAATTCGCGGTGAAGGCCCTTGCCGAGGAGCGCGGCCTGTGCGCGACGTTCATGCCCAAGCCCTTCGCCAACCTCACCGGCAACGGCTCGCACATGCATCTGTCGCTCTGGGACGCCGACGGAACGGACAATCTCTTCCTGGACAAAAGTGACCCGCTCGGCCTTTCCAGCCTCGCGCTTTCCTTCCTCGCCGGCATCCTCGACCACGCCAAAGGCCTCTGCGCGCTGACCGCCCCCTCGGTCAACTCCTACAAACGGTTTGGCGCCCGCTCTCCGCGCTCCGGCGCAACCTGGGCGCCGATCTACATCGCTTATGGCGGCAACAACCGCACCATGATGGTCCGCGTCCCCGCGCCGGGCCGCATGGAGTACCGAACCGCCGACGGTTCCTCCAACCCTTACCTCGCGAGCGCCGCCCTCCTCGCCGCCGGTCTCGACGGCGTCAAACGCGGCCTGCGCCCCGCCGATCCCCGCACCGGCAATCTCTTCCTCCTTTCCCCCAAGGAAGCGATGGCCCAGGGCATCGACCTGCTCCCCGCCAACCTCGGCGAGGCGCTGGATGAACTCGAAAAGGACGACGTCCTTTGCACGGCCCTCGGTTCGGCCTACGCCCAAACGTATTTGGAGACAAAGCGCGAAGAGTGGGACGAATACGCCGAGATGGTGGCGAAGGACGTCTCGTCCTGGGAATTGAAGCGATATTTGGGCCTGTGA
- a CDS encoding NAD(P)/FAD-dependent oxidoreductase, producing the protein MSVTTDVLVVGGGLIGCSTAYYLAKRGVRVTVVERREAPGRETTARSGAIIRAHYGVPELVTLAWEANQRYARFADEVGKPCGFVRCGYSVLVDSEDVETLRANVCMHQALGVHVSLIPPDHLGARAPWLKLHDVALVAWEPKGGYANPALTTSSYAAQAQALGAEFRFDSTVTAAERQSDSWRVTLENGDTISAARVVVCTGNWSRPVGALFGLELPVAPVRAQIVVLDRPEEGRGPMPVVSDLVNLAYYRQEENGGMWAGSSDMADLAEFLPAPEDYREAADAPAIDAAKRKATLRFEGMANPEVQRAFCGLYETTPDWQPIIDTFDASLHAAVGFSGHGFKLAPVVGDAMAARALGEVPPFDTSLFTLSRFAAGRPIKSRYTYKRARFLR; encoded by the coding sequence ATGTCGGTGACGACTGATGTTCTTGTGGTCGGGGGCGGCCTGATCGGCTGCTCCACGGCGTATTATCTGGCGAAGCGCGGCGTCCGCGTGACCGTGGTTGAACGCCGCGAGGCGCCGGGGCGTGAGACGACGGCGCGCTCCGGCGCCATCATTCGCGCGCACTACGGCGTTCCGGAACTGGTGACGCTCGCCTGGGAAGCCAACCAGCGCTACGCCCGATTTGCCGACGAGGTCGGGAAGCCGTGCGGCTTCGTCCGCTGCGGCTATTCGGTGCTGGTGGACAGCGAGGATGTCGAGACGCTGCGCGCCAATGTCTGCATGCATCAGGCGCTGGGGGTGCATGTGTCTCTGATCCCGCCGGATCATTTGGGCGCGCGCGCGCCCTGGCTGAAACTGCACGACGTGGCGCTTGTCGCCTGGGAGCCAAAGGGCGGTTACGCCAACCCGGCGTTGACCACCAGCTCTTACGCCGCGCAGGCCCAGGCGCTCGGCGCGGAATTTCGATTTGACAGCACGGTGACCGCCGCCGAGCGCCAGAGCGACTCGTGGCGGGTCACCCTGGAAAACGGAGATACGATCTCGGCGGCGCGCGTCGTCGTCTGCACCGGCAACTGGTCCCGCCCGGTCGGCGCGCTGTTCGGCCTGGAGCTGCCCGTCGCGCCCGTGCGCGCGCAGATCGTCGTGCTGGATCGTCCAGAAGAGGGGCGCGGCCCCATGCCCGTCGTCTCCGATCTGGTCAATCTGGCTTACTATCGCCAGGAAGAGAATGGCGGCATGTGGGCGGGATCGTCGGACATGGCCGACCTCGCCGAATTCCTGCCGGCGCCGGAGGATTACCGGGAGGCGGCGGATGCGCCCGCGATCGACGCGGCGAAGCGCAAAGCAACGCTGCGCTTTGAAGGAATGGCGAATCCCGAAGTGCAGCGGGCCTTCTGCGGTCTCTATGAGACGACCCCCGATTGGCAGCCGATCATCGATACCTTTGACGCCTCGCTGCACGCCGCCGTCGGCTTCTCTGGACACGGCTTCAAGCTCGCGCCGGTCGTCGGCGACGCCATGGCGGCCCGCGCGCTCGGCGAGGTGCCGCCGTTCGACACCTCGCTCTTCACGCTTTCTCGCTTCGCCGCGGGCCGTCCGATCAAGTCTCGCTACACTTACAAGCGCGCTCGCTTTTTACGCTGA
- a CDS encoding FMN-binding glutamate synthase family protein — translation MPIDDATPSHVWDPAAIHDIQEKARLGRYRIRAFSTARRLPSLEDLTFLPAGLTRVALEGYRETCSTKVTLGTRFASKPLELETPITISGMSYGALSRNAKEALGLAATRVGTSTCTGDGGMHPTDREYSKTLVYQCLPSRYGFNPHDLKRADAIEIVVGQGAKPGTGGLLLGQKVSPEIAAMRDLPNGVDQRSPCRHPDWMGPEDLAIKIEELREATNWEKPIYVKLGAARVYEDVKLAAKAGADCVMVDGMEGGTAASPDVLLDHTGVPTLAAICEAVRALEDLDLVGEVQLIVAGGIKSGVDAAKAIALGADAVAIGTAAIIALNCNAPLYLDDYIALGTMAGACHHCHTGRCPVGVATQDPELMARLPVEEAAERAENFLRAMTLELQMMARACGKSYVKNLDRDDLRALTLESALMTGLPLAGMRHPLTMASVGGH, via the coding sequence ATGCCGATCGATGACGCGACCCCCTCTCATGTATGGGATCCGGCCGCCATCCACGATATTCAAGAAAAGGCTCGGCTGGGCCGCTACCGGATCCGCGCGTTCTCTACGGCGCGCCGCCTGCCGTCGCTGGAGGATCTGACGTTTCTGCCCGCCGGCCTGACGCGCGTCGCCCTGGAAGGTTACCGCGAGACCTGCTCCACCAAAGTAACGCTGGGAACGCGCTTCGCCTCCAAGCCGCTCGAATTGGAGACGCCGATCACGATCAGCGGCATGTCCTACGGCGCGCTTTCTCGGAACGCCAAAGAAGCGCTGGGACTGGCGGCCACGCGGGTCGGGACCTCCACCTGCACCGGCGACGGCGGGATGCACCCGACGGACCGCGAGTACTCCAAGACGCTGGTCTATCAATGCCTTCCCAGTCGTTACGGCTTCAATCCGCACGACCTGAAGCGGGCCGATGCGATTGAGATCGTGGTGGGGCAGGGCGCCAAGCCCGGCACGGGCGGTTTGCTGCTCGGCCAGAAGGTCAGCCCGGAGATCGCGGCGATGCGCGACCTGCCGAACGGCGTCGATCAGCGCAGCCCATGCCGCCATCCCGACTGGATGGGGCCTGAAGATCTGGCGATCAAGATCGAGGAACTGCGTGAGGCGACGAACTGGGAAAAGCCGATCTACGTGAAGCTGGGCGCCGCTCGCGTGTATGAAGATGTGAAGCTCGCCGCGAAGGCCGGCGCCGACTGCGTGATGGTGGACGGCATGGAGGGCGGCACGGCCGCGTCTCCTGATGTGCTGCTCGACCATACGGGGGTTCCGACGCTCGCGGCGATCTGCGAAGCCGTGCGCGCTTTGGAGGATCTGGATTTGGTCGGAGAAGTGCAGCTGATTGTCGCGGGCGGCATCAAGAGCGGTGTCGACGCCGCGAAGGCGATCGCGCTGGGGGCTGACGCCGTCGCGATCGGCACGGCGGCGATCATCGCGCTGAACTGCAACGCACCGCTTTATCTGGATGATTACATTGCGCTCGGAACCATGGCCGGAGCCTGCCATCACTGCCATACGGGCCGCTGCCCGGTCGGCGTGGCGACTCAGGACCCCGAGCTGATGGCGCGCCTCCCGGTGGAGGAGGCCGCCGAGCGAGCCGAGAACTTCCTGCGCGCGATGACGCTGGAGCTGCAAATGATGGCGCGCGCCTGCGGCAAATCCTATGTCAAGAACCTGGACCGCGATGACCTGCGCGCGCTGACGCTGGAATCGGCCCTCATGACGGGCCTTCCGCTCGCCGGCATGCGCCATCCCCTGACGATGGCTTCCGTGGGAGGACACTGA
- a CDS encoding amidophosphoribosyltransferase: MCGIAGILYRTPKAYYQPVGHTLLAMATCLQHRGSDSAGIAVYAKAERQAWLQVSWPAGAALPEPREILAAGGGLLSQLQPETGGFRAVVSAMEPDAVGALTAGLEQQFPGATAIAFGKSLCIHKTVGLAEKLGEDAEDMTGTHGIAHLRLATESRIDPAHAQPFWGRPYPDIAVTHNGHITNYYKLRKRMEARGFSFASQNDSEIIGMVIGEKLAAGMGLEDALYETREVLDGSFSFLVATTDGIGVLRDPIATKPLLYVETDDMVALASEHQALHRVMGNGAKVREIVAREVRVWSRA, from the coding sequence ATGTGCGGCATCGCGGGAATCCTTTATCGGACCCCGAAAGCATACTATCAGCCCGTCGGACACACGCTGCTGGCGATGGCGACCTGCCTCCAGCATCGTGGTTCGGACTCGGCCGGGATCGCGGTCTACGCAAAGGCGGAGCGTCAGGCCTGGCTTCAGGTTTCCTGGCCGGCCGGCGCCGCTCTGCCCGAGCCTCGCGAGATTTTGGCGGCGGGCGGCGGCCTGCTTTCCCAGCTTCAGCCCGAAACCGGCGGCTTCCGCGCGGTCGTCAGCGCCATGGAGCCGGACGCGGTTGGGGCGCTGACGGCGGGCTTAGAGCAGCAGTTTCCGGGCGCGACGGCGATCGCGTTTGGGAAGTCGCTTTGTATCCACAAGACGGTCGGTTTGGCCGAGAAGCTGGGAGAAGACGCCGAGGATATGACCGGGACGCATGGGATCGCGCATCTGCGATTGGCGACCGAGAGCCGCATCGACCCGGCGCACGCGCAGCCCTTCTGGGGGCGACCCTATCCCGACATCGCGGTGACGCACAACGGGCACATCACCAACTATTACAAGCTGCGCAAACGGATGGAGGCGCGCGGGTTTTCGTTCGCCAGTCAGAACGATTCCGAGATCATCGGGATGGTAATCGGCGAAAAGCTCGCGGCGGGCATGGGGCTGGAAGACGCGCTGTATGAAACACGTGAAGTGCTGGACGGCTCATTTTCGTTCTTAGTGGCGACGACCGACGGCATCGGCGTGCTGCGCGATCCCATCGCCACCAAGCCGCTGCTTTACGTGGAGACGGACGATATGGTGGCGCTGGCGTCCGAACACCAGGCGCTGCACCGGGTGATGGGGAATGGCGCGAAAGTTCGCGAGATCGTCGCGAGGGAGGTGCGTGTATGGAGTCGAGCATGA
- a CDS encoding Lrp/AsnC family transcriptional regulator, which produces MTTYSLDETDKLLLRALSEDSRASAASLAKVVGMTRQAVADRMERLRADGVIQAYTLSVDPDKIGMTVRAFIAITLMPACSDADEASVIQLLKDNAWVRECYRVTGEDYFQVRVVAPDIDAIRSVVLALRATGFVQGTRTMLALQTLFEKDPAGFIEADA; this is translated from the coding sequence ATGACAACTTATTCCCTCGATGAAACTGACAAACTGTTACTCCGAGCGCTCAGCGAGGACAGCCGCGCGTCGGCCGCTTCGCTCGCGAAAGTCGTCGGAATGACCCGCCAGGCCGTCGCCGACCGCATGGAGCGCCTGCGCGCCGACGGCGTGATACAGGCGTACACGCTCAGCGTCGATCCCGACAAGATCGGCATGACCGTGCGCGCCTTCATCGCCATCACGCTGATGCCGGCCTGCTCGGACGCCGATGAAGCCAGCGTCATCCAATTGCTCAAAGACAACGCCTGGGTTCGGGAGTGCTATCGCGTGACGGGCGAGGACTATTTCCAGGTCCGCGTGGTCGCGCCGGACATCGACGCCATTCGCTCCGTGGTGCTCGCCCTGCGGGCGACCGGATTCGTGCAGGGAACCCGCACGATGCTCGCGCTGCAAACGCTCTTTGAGAAGGATCCTGCGGGATTTATCGAGGCGGATGCGTAA
- a CDS encoding DinB family protein, which translates to MFPYHVHKYLMGAVAGTPDLFDYLLLGMTDDEADFRPDPERFTLREAITHVADWDEVFLGRLNQTVSEDYPTLVGLDEGQVAIDRDYAHADWRQQLVYLRERRPKITALLRDLSAEQWERAGNHTENGRMTIADQAVMIAAHDNYHIRQIADFRAAYAAQSKRSAAL; encoded by the coding sequence ATGTTTCCGTACCACGTACACAAATATTTGATGGGCGCCGTCGCTGGGACGCCTGACCTGTTCGACTATCTTCTGCTGGGAATGACGGATGACGAGGCCGATTTCCGCCCCGATCCCGAGCGGTTTACGCTCCGGGAAGCTATCACGCACGTCGCGGACTGGGATGAAGTCTTTTTGGGGCGCTTGAATCAGACGGTCAGCGAGGATTATCCCACGCTGGTCGGGCTCGACGAAGGCCAGGTCGCCATCGACCGTGACTACGCCCACGCCGACTGGCGCCAGCAGCTTGTTTATCTGCGCGAGCGCCGCCCCAAGATCACTGCGCTGCTGCGCGATCTGTCCGCCGAGCAGTGGGAGCGCGCCGGAAACCACACCGAAAATGGCCGCATGACGATCGCCGATCAAGCCGTCATGATCGCCGCACACGACAACTACCACATCCGCCAGATCGCCGACTTCCGCGCCGCTTACGCCGCGCAATCCAAGCGCTCAGCGGCGTTGTGA
- a CDS encoding ATP-binding protein, with protein MERQFPADARIVPQARHEALALCSASGISDDDCAELDLALGEALANAVRHGGSDDLVCLAVWKYNGNLILKVHNGGPGFDPPKPPYPMPMSFSATSGRGLPLMETLTDAMIVCRGDAEEGGSSTYLVKHIPTT; from the coding sequence ATGGAGCGTCAGTTTCCGGCGGACGCGCGTATCGTTCCGCAGGCTCGCCACGAAGCGCTCGCGCTTTGCAGCGCGTCGGGAATATCCGATGACGACTGCGCCGAGCTCGATCTGGCCCTGGGCGAGGCGCTGGCCAACGCGGTTCGCCACGGCGGGTCGGACGATCTGGTCTGTCTCGCCGTCTGGAAGTATAACGGGAATTTGATCCTCAAGGTGCATAACGGCGGCCCAGGATTCGATCCGCCCAAGCCGCCGTATCCGATGCCGATGAGCTTTTCCGCGACCAGCGGCCGCGGTCTTCCATTGATGGAGACGCTGACCGATGCGATGATTGTCTGCCGGGGCGACGCCGAAGAAGGAGGATCTTCGACGTATCTTGTAAAACACATACCGACGACTTGA
- a CDS encoding DUF2752 domain-containing protein codes for MSVDTERSSSAEGAAKASHASQATQRVKAECLAACAVLALSVLLPLPDTTGRILHIPSICPFYQLTGLPCPGCGLTRAFVLLSHGDWRQSLAFHPMGWAAYAAFILVAIDGAPAALQIRDRGWLPRRVRSGVLWACVCATLAAGLIRLIGDAAEGRRLF; via the coding sequence ATGAGCGTGGACACGGAGAGAAGCAGCAGTGCGGAGGGCGCCGCGAAGGCGAGTCACGCCTCCCAGGCGACGCAGCGCGTGAAGGCGGAATGCCTCGCCGCCTGCGCGGTGCTGGCCCTCAGTGTCCTCCTGCCGCTTCCAGACACGACGGGACGCATTTTGCATATCCCAAGCATCTGCCCCTTCTATCAGCTCACCGGCCTCCCCTGCCCCGGCTGCGGCCTCACGCGCGCCTTTGTGCTGCTCAGCCACGGAGACTGGCGGCAGTCGCTCGCCTTTCACCCGATGGGCTGGGCGGCGTACGCCGCGTTTATTCTGGTCGCCATCGACGGCGCGCCGGCGGCGCTCCAGATCCGCGACCGAGGCTGGCTGCCTCGCCGCGTAAGATCGGGCGTTCTATGGGCTTGCGTGTGCGCGACGCTCGCCGCGGGACTGATCCGGCTGATTGGGGACGCCGCCGAAGGCCGCCGACTCTTTTAG
- a CDS encoding diguanylate cyclase yields the protein MSASQHTQTPNNAEWQSEREHFSALVSAQHDLLTAQGDPDQTMQMVIDRASALTDADGVVVLTNSSGTLYYSYVNGIFESQLYQSVSASEGLTGECCANKALIYLPDASQDARVDQQWRAGLDIRALAMAPLYSGGDLLGAIMIGSLQVDAFSEDNLRTMEIVSGWACAVANKAAEEEARQSLLTARTAALEELRESENLFRSAIGAMQEGLVVHDAYGQLQMNNQRAGEILDLGDEDLFGHTGSNRKCRTLHEDGAEFDEPEYPARMALSTGKAQHNIVMGVEFGDGSVIWLMVGAAPLLMPGMDQPYAVVTTFSDITAQKQHERQLKAHVGQIEDLNVVLGYQTSELEHANQQLEMLATTDGLTGLKNHRTFQDRLREEVMRSQRHLTPLSMVLLDVDQFKQFNDNFGHPAGDEVLRQVARVLSECVREHDLVARYGGEEFVLVLPNTDGPGAAAIAERCRMSIESAEWTHRKVTASFGVASVTATTVGPPDLIVAADTALYDAKHNGRNRVSMACAIGETTLKAA from the coding sequence ATGTCCGCTTCACAGCACACCCAAACCCCCAATAACGCCGAGTGGCAGTCTGAGCGCGAACATTTTTCCGCGCTGGTCTCCGCACAGCACGACCTGCTCACTGCCCAGGGCGATCCAGATCAAACCATGCAGATGGTCATCGATCGCGCGAGCGCCCTCACGGATGCGGACGGCGTCGTGGTGCTGACCAACAGCTCGGGAACGCTGTACTACAGCTACGTCAACGGCATTTTCGAGAGTCAGCTTTACCAAAGCGTCAGCGCCTCCGAGGGGCTGACCGGCGAGTGCTGCGCGAACAAGGCGCTGATATACCTTCCGGACGCGTCACAGGACGCGCGCGTCGATCAGCAATGGCGCGCGGGCCTCGATATCCGGGCGCTGGCAATGGCGCCGCTGTATAGCGGCGGCGACCTGCTGGGCGCGATTATGATCGGCTCACTCCAGGTGGACGCCTTTTCCGAAGACAACTTGCGGACGATGGAGATCGTCTCCGGATGGGCCTGCGCCGTCGCGAACAAGGCCGCCGAAGAAGAAGCGCGCCAAAGCCTCCTGACGGCGCGCACGGCGGCGCTGGAGGAGCTTCGCGAAAGCGAGAACCTGTTCCGGTCCGCCATCGGCGCCATGCAGGAAGGTCTGGTTGTCCACGACGCCTATGGCCAGCTCCAGATGAATAATCAGCGCGCCGGCGAAATTTTGGACCTCGGCGATGAGGACCTGTTTGGGCACACGGGATCAAATCGTAAGTGCCGAACACTGCATGAAGACGGCGCGGAGTTTGACGAACCAGAGTATCCGGCGCGAATGGCGCTATCCACGGGCAAAGCGCAGCATAATATCGTCATGGGCGTGGAGTTTGGCGACGGCTCCGTCATCTGGCTGATGGTCGGCGCGGCCCCGCTGCTGATGCCTGGGATGGATCAGCCGTACGCGGTTGTCACGACCTTCAGCGATATCACCGCGCAAAAGCAGCACGAGCGGCAATTGAAGGCGCATGTCGGACAGATCGAAGATCTCAATGTCGTCCTCGGTTACCAAACGAGTGAACTTGAGCACGCGAATCAGCAGCTCGAAATGCTGGCGACGACGGACGGACTGACGGGGCTCAAGAACCATCGAACGTTCCAGGACCGGCTGCGCGAGGAAGTCATGCGCTCACAGCGCCATCTCACGCCGCTCTCGATGGTGCTTCTCGATGTGGACCAGTTCAAACAGTTCAACGACAACTTCGGCCATCCCGCCGGCGACGAAGTCTTGCGCCAGGTCGCCCGCGTTCTTTCGGAGTGCGTGCGGGAACACGACCTGGTCGCGCGCTACGGCGGAGAAGAGTTTGTGCTCGTCCTGCCCAATACGGATGGTCCGGGGGCGGCGGCGATCGCGGAACGCTGCCGGATGTCGATCGAAAGCGCGGAGTGGACCCACCGAAAAGTGACGGCGAGCTTCGGCGTTGCCTCGGTCACCGCGACGACGGTTGGTCCTCCAGATCTGATTGTCGCGGCGGACACGGCGCTCTACGACGCCAAGCACAACGGCCGCAATCGAGTGTCCATGGCTTGCGCCATCGGCGAAACCACGCTGAAAGCCGCCTAA
- a CDS encoding BON domain-containing protein has translation MISFRPHFSLSLLIAAALLGAGCSQSTINGVAGDTQHNAAVVQHEADKALKNAKPQLDKLSLGARVTAAIQANANLPKSIRVDAGDGGVKLRGKVQSSKQKALAGHIAADTLPPGKTVENDLSVEPD, from the coding sequence ATGATCTCATTTCGGCCGCACTTTTCACTTTCTCTCCTGATCGCGGCCGCACTTCTGGGCGCGGGCTGCTCCCAAAGCACGATCAACGGCGTCGCCGGCGACACGCAGCACAACGCCGCCGTGGTGCAGCACGAAGCCGACAAGGCGCTGAAAAACGCCAAACCCCAATTGGATAAACTCAGCCTCGGCGCGCGCGTCACCGCCGCCATTCAGGCGAACGCCAATCTTCCCAAATCCATCCGCGTGGACGCCGGCGACGGCGGCGTAAAGCTGCGCGGCAAAGTCCAATCCTCTAAACAAAAAGCGCTCGCCGGGCATATCGCCGCCGATACGCTGCCGCCTGGGAAGACCGTGGAGAATGATCTCTCCGTCGAGCCGGACTAA
- the uvrB gene encoding excinuclease ABC subunit UvrB, whose protein sequence is MGQFKVISKYTPSGDQPEAIRQLAAGIEAGDRYQTLLGATGTGKTFTIANLIEKVQRPTLVIAHNKTLAAQLCSEFRDFFGENAVEYFVSYYDYYQPEAYIASTDTFIEKDSSVNDEIDRLRHSATQAVLERRDVIIVASVSCIYGLGAPEEYAKIILSFERGKEYDRDDILRRLVDMQFTRNDIVLTRSTFRVRGDVLELQPADEEVVIRVEFFGDEVEKIVVVDPLTGEVLQTKNEVTVFPASHFVTSPDRLEAAIVGIENEMHDRIALFKQQGKLIEAQRIEMRTRFDLEMIREVGFCSGIENYSRWFDGRAPGTAPNTLLDYFPKDFMIVIDESHQTLPQLRAMFNGDKARKDTLIEYGFRLPSAGDNRPLRFEEFQERVHQCVFVSATPSAYERENSTKIVQQIIRPTGLVDPEIIIRPTKGQVDDLLNEIRTRVEREQRVLVTTLTKKMAEDLTEYLLDLNVKVTYLHSDIQTMQRTEILRDLRLGVFDVLVGINLLREGLDLPEVSLVAILDADKEGFLRSETSLIQTIGRAARNLGGQVIMYADNMTGSMERAIGETDRRRAIQTAYNVEHGITPYTVDKAIREVIESRKVAEQKSYYNVSRSKNPETMPLDQLMTTLADMEKEMKQAARALEFERAAELRDEMNQLKKLLPASGRK, encoded by the coding sequence ATGGGACAGTTCAAAGTCATCTCGAAGTATACGCCGTCAGGCGATCAGCCGGAGGCGATCCGGCAGCTCGCGGCGGGTATTGAGGCGGGAGACCGCTATCAGACGCTTCTCGGCGCAACCGGTACGGGAAAAACCTTCACCATCGCGAACTTAATTGAGAAGGTGCAGCGCCCCACCCTGGTCATCGCGCACAATAAGACGCTCGCCGCGCAGCTCTGCTCGGAGTTCCGGGACTTCTTCGGCGAGAACGCCGTCGAGTACTTCGTCTCGTATTACGATTACTATCAGCCGGAAGCCTATATCGCTTCGACCGACACGTTCATTGAGAAAGATTCCAGCGTCAACGACGAGATCGACCGGCTGCGCCACTCGGCCACACAGGCCGTGCTGGAGCGCCGCGACGTGATCATCGTCGCCTCCGTCTCGTGCATCTATGGATTGGGCGCGCCGGAAGAGTACGCCAAGATCATCCTCTCGTTCGAACGCGGCAAGGAGTATGACCGGGATGACATTCTGAGGCGCTTGGTGGACATGCAGTTCACGCGCAATGACATTGTCCTCACGCGGTCCACGTTCCGCGTGCGCGGCGACGTCCTGGAGCTTCAGCCGGCCGATGAAGAGGTCGTGATCCGTGTGGAGTTCTTCGGCGACGAGGTTGAGAAGATCGTCGTCGTGGACCCGCTGACGGGCGAAGTCCTGCAAACCAAAAACGAAGTCACGGTCTTCCCGGCTTCCCACTTCGTCACCAGCCCCGACCGCCTGGAGGCGGCGATTGTCGGCATCGAAAACGAGATGCACGATCGGATCGCCCTTTTCAAGCAGCAGGGAAAGCTGATCGAAGCCCAGCGGATCGAGATGCGTACTCGCTTCGACCTGGAGATGATCCGCGAAGTCGGCTTTTGCAGCGGTATTGAGAACTACTCTCGATGGTTCGACGGCCGTGCGCCCGGCACGGCGCCCAATACCCTGCTGGACTACTTCCCCAAGGATTTCATGATCGTCATCGACGAGTCGCATCAAACGCTGCCGCAGCTGCGCGCCATGTTTAACGGCGACAAAGCGCGCAAGGACACATTGATCGAGTACGGTTTCCGACTGCCCAGCGCCGGCGATAACCGCCCGCTGCGGTTTGAAGAATTCCAGGAACGAGTCCACCAGTGCGTCTTCGTCTCCGCGACCCCGTCGGCGTACGAACGGGAGAATTCGACCAAGATTGTCCAGCAGATTATCCGTCCCACGGGTCTCGTCGACCCTGAGATCATCATCCGGCCGACCAAGGGTCAGGTGGACGACCTGCTCAACGAGATCCGCACCCGGGTCGAGCGCGAGCAGCGCGTCCTGGTCACGACCTTGACCAAGAAGATGGCCGAGGACCTGACCGAGTATCTGCTGGACCTCAACGTCAAAGTTACTTATCTGCACAGCGATATTCAGACGATGCAGCGCACGGAGATTCTGCGCGATCTGCGTCTCGGCGTATTCGATGTGCTGGTCGGCATCAACCTGCTGCGCGAAGGCCTGGACCTCCCCGAAGTCTCGCTGGTCGCCATTCTCGACGCCGACAAGGAAGGCTTCCTGCGTTCAGAAACCTCTCTGATCCAAACCATCGGCCGCGCCGCGCGTAACCTGGGCGGCCAGGTCATCATGTACGCCGACAACATGACCGGCTCCATGGAGCGCGCCATCGGCGAAACCGACCGCCGCCGCGCAATTCAGACGGCCTATAACGTCGAGCACGGCATCACGCCCTACACTGTCGATAAAGCCATTCGAGAAGTGATCGAATCGCGCAAGGTCGCCGAGCAAAAGAGCTACTACAACGTTTCTCGCAGCAAGAACCCGGAAACAATGCCTCTGGATCAGCTGATGACAACGCTGGCCGACATGGAAAAGGAAATGAAACAGGCCGCGCGCGCCCTGGAGTTCGAACGCGCCGCCGAACTGCGCGACGAAATGAACCAGCTCAAAAAACTGCTGCCCGCCAGCGGCCGTAAATAA